In one window of Pseudomonas benzenivorans DNA:
- a CDS encoding LytR/AlgR family response regulator transcription factor — protein MNVLIVDDEPLARERLSRMVADLEGYRVLEPAASNGEEALTLIDSLRPDIVLLDIRMPGLDGLQVAAKLCEREAPPAVIFCTAHDEFALEAFKVSAVGYLVKPVRPENLGEALKKAERPNRVQLAALTRPAAETGGGPRSHISARTRKGIELIPLDQVIYFIADHKYVTLRHEGGEVLLDEPLKALEDEFGERFVRIHRNALVARERIERLQRTPLGHFQLYLKGLDGDALVVSRRHVAGVRKLMHSL, from the coding sequence ATGAATGTCCTGATAGTCGATGATGAACCCCTGGCCCGCGAGCGTCTTAGCCGGATGGTCGCTGACCTCGAGGGCTATCGAGTCCTCGAGCCTGCCGCCAGCAATGGCGAAGAGGCGCTGACCCTGATCGACAGCCTGAGGCCGGATATCGTGTTGCTGGATATCCGCATGCCCGGCCTGGATGGCCTGCAGGTTGCGGCCAAGCTGTGCGAACGCGAGGCGCCGCCGGCGGTGATCTTCTGCACCGCCCACGACGAATTTGCCCTGGAGGCATTCAAGGTCAGCGCGGTGGGCTACCTGGTCAAGCCGGTGCGCCCGGAGAACCTTGGCGAGGCATTGAAGAAGGCCGAGCGGCCGAACCGCGTGCAACTCGCCGCCCTGACCCGCCCGGCGGCCGAGACCGGCGGCGGCCCGCGCAGCCATATCAGCGCCCGTACCCGCAAGGGCATCGAGCTGATTCCGCTGGACCAGGTGATCTACTTCATCGCCGACCACAAGTACGTGACGCTGCGCCACGAGGGCGGCGAGGTGCTGTTGGACGAGCCGTTGAAGGCGCTGGAGGACGAGTTCGGCGAGCGCTTCGTGCGCATCCACCGCAACGCCCTGGTGGCGCGCGAGCGCATCGAGCGCCTGCAGCGTACTCCCCTCGGTCACTTCCAGCTGTACCTCAAGGGGCTGGATGGCGATGCGCTGGTCGTCAGCCGCCGGCATGTGGCCGGGGTGCGTAAGCTGATGCACAGTCTCTAG
- a CDS encoding uroporphyrinogen-III synthase, with amino-acid sequence MNTWRLLLTRPAEECPALAATLATRGIHSSSLPLLAIEALAETAEQRATILDLDRYSAVIAVSKPAARLGLELLDRYWPQPLAEQPWFGVGAATAEILADYGLRVYHPDGGDDSESLLALPQLQQALTRALTPRVLILRGEDGREWLAECLREQGVQVDYLPLYRRRLPDYPEGTLIGRVRGERLNGLVISSGQGFSHLRLLAGEHWPELARLPLFVPSPRVAEQAHAAGAEIVVDCRGASAAALLAALQAQPAADL; translated from the coding sequence GTGAATACCTGGCGCCTGCTGCTGACCCGGCCGGCCGAGGAATGCCCGGCGCTGGCGGCGACGCTGGCGACCCGGGGCATCCACAGCAGCAGCCTGCCGCTGCTGGCGATCGAGGCGCTGGCCGAGACCGCCGAGCAGCGCGCGACCATCCTCGATCTGGACCGCTACAGCGCGGTGATCGCGGTGAGCAAACCGGCCGCCCGGCTCGGCCTGGAATTGCTCGACCGCTACTGGCCGCAACCGCTGGCCGAGCAGCCCTGGTTCGGCGTCGGGGCGGCCACCGCCGAGATCCTCGCCGACTACGGTCTGCGGGTTTACCACCCGGATGGGGGCGACGACAGCGAGAGCCTGCTGGCGCTGCCCCAGCTGCAGCAGGCATTGACCCGGGCCTTAACCCCGCGGGTGTTGATCCTGCGGGGCGAGGACGGGCGCGAATGGCTCGCCGAGTGTCTGCGCGAGCAGGGCGTGCAGGTCGACTACCTGCCGCTGTATCGCCGCCGGCTGCCGGACTACCCCGAGGGCACCTTGATCGGGCGGGTCCGTGGCGAGCGTCTGAATGGCCTGGTGATCAGCAGCGGCCAGGGGTTCAGTCACTTGCGGCTACTGGCCGGCGAGCACTGGCCTGAACTGGCTCGGCTACCCTTGTTCGTACCCAGCCCGCGGGTCGCCGAACAGGCGCATGCCGCGGGCGCCGAGATTGTTGTGGATTGCCGTGGCGCGAGCGCCGCGGCGTTGCTGGCGGCGTTGCAGGCGCAACCTGCCGCGGACCTCTGA
- the hemC gene encoding hydroxymethylbilane synthase, whose protein sequence is MSREIRIATRKSALALWQAEHVKARLEQAHPGLRVSLVPMVSRGDKLLDAPLAKIGGKGLFVKELETALLEGQADIAVHSMKDVPMDFPEGLGLYCICEREDPRDAFVSNRFASLDALPAGSVVGTSSLRRQAQLLARRPDLKIQFLRGNVNTRLAKLDAGEYDAIILAAAGLIRLGFADRIRSSISVEDSLPAGGQGAVGIECRSADSEIHALLAPLHHVDTALRVTAERALNKRLNGGCQVPIACYAVREGGQLWLRGLVGQPDGGLLLRAEGRAPETAAEQLGVQVAEALLAQGAAAILQAIYGEADAE, encoded by the coding sequence ATGTCCCGCGAAATTCGCATCGCCACCCGAAAAAGCGCCCTGGCCCTGTGGCAGGCCGAACACGTCAAGGCCCGCCTGGAGCAGGCCCATCCGGGACTCAGGGTCAGCCTGGTGCCGATGGTCAGCCGCGGCGACAAGCTGCTCGACGCGCCGCTGGCGAAGATCGGCGGCAAGGGCCTGTTCGTCAAGGAACTGGAGACCGCGCTGCTCGAAGGCCAGGCCGACATCGCCGTGCACTCGATGAAGGACGTGCCGATGGACTTCCCCGAGGGCCTGGGCCTGTACTGCATCTGCGAGCGTGAAGACCCGCGCGATGCCTTCGTCTCCAACCGCTTCGCCAGTCTCGACGCGCTGCCGGCCGGCAGCGTGGTCGGCACCTCCAGCCTGCGCCGCCAGGCCCAGTTGCTGGCCCGCCGGCCCGACCTGAAGATCCAGTTCCTGCGCGGCAACGTCAATACCCGCCTGGCCAAGCTCGATGCCGGCGAGTACGACGCCATCATCCTCGCCGCCGCCGGCCTGATCCGCCTCGGCTTCGCCGATCGCATCCGCTCCTCGATCAGCGTCGAGGACAGCCTGCCGGCGGGCGGGCAGGGCGCGGTGGGCATCGAATGCCGCAGCGCCGACAGCGAGATCCATGCCCTGCTGGCGCCCCTGCACCACGTCGACACCGCCCTGCGGGTGACGGCCGAGCGTGCGTTGAACAAGCGCCTCAATGGCGGCTGCCAGGTGCCGATCGCCTGTTACGCGGTGCGCGAAGGCGGGCAGCTGTGGCTGCGCGGCCTGGTCGGCCAGCCGGACGGTGGCCTGCTGCTGCGCGCGGAAGGCCGAGCGCCGGAAACGGCGGCCGAGCAACTCGGCGTGCAGGTCGCCGAAGCCCTGCTGGCCCAGGGGGCGGCGGCGATCCTGCAGGCGATCTACGGCGAGGCCGACGCCGAGTGA
- a CDS encoding heme biosynthesis HemY N-terminal domain-containing protein, with protein sequence MKRVLLLLAVLLVVAGLALLGMAIAEHKGYVLFAYQGFRYESSLWAFLGLLLAVWLLWRLLRLALRLLLTSGRLINPWSRLHRSRRVRLASEQGFVDLAEGRWVPALRYLRRAAESDPQPLMYYLSAARAAHKLGQHEDSDALLERALKRQPDAELAIALTHAKLQQARGQSDSARETLEIMRERYPQHRQVLRQLQRLYQQAGDWSALLGLLPELRKHKVLGGAELAELERQAWHGRLAAAGQNGEGDASAALAALTQAWEQLSSAQRQEPELLAVYAEQLRVLGAESEAEELLHQALKRNYDSRLVRLYGLLRGRNPGRQLQAAEGWLKQHPQDAGLLLTVGRLCLLNQLWGKAKEYFESSLVFQRDPETCAELARLLARLGEVERSNQLFQEGLGLLDRRLGGLPLPQPAVHD encoded by the coding sequence ATGAAGCGGGTCCTCCTGTTGCTCGCCGTGCTGCTGGTGGTGGCGGGGCTGGCGCTGCTCGGCATGGCCATCGCCGAGCACAAGGGCTACGTGCTGTTCGCCTACCAGGGCTTTCGCTACGAATCCAGCCTGTGGGCCTTCCTCGGGTTGCTGCTGGCGGTCTGGCTGCTGTGGCGCCTGCTGCGTCTGGCGCTGCGTCTGCTGCTGACCTCGGGGCGGCTGATCAATCCCTGGTCGCGTCTGCACCGCAGCCGCCGCGTGCGCCTGGCCTCCGAGCAGGGCTTCGTCGACCTGGCCGAGGGGCGCTGGGTGCCGGCGCTGCGCTACCTGCGGCGGGCGGCGGAAAGCGACCCGCAACCCCTGATGTACTACCTCAGCGCGGCGCGGGCCGCGCACAAGCTGGGCCAGCACGAGGACAGCGACGCCCTGCTGGAGCGGGCGCTCAAGCGCCAGCCCGACGCCGAGCTGGCGATCGCCCTGACCCATGCCAAGCTGCAGCAGGCGCGCGGGCAGAGCGACTCGGCGCGCGAAACCCTGGAGATCATGCGCGAGCGTTACCCCCAGCACCGCCAGGTGCTGCGTCAGCTGCAGCGCCTGTACCAGCAGGCCGGCGACTGGTCGGCCCTGCTCGGCCTGTTGCCGGAGCTGCGCAAGCACAAGGTCCTCGGCGGCGCTGAGCTGGCGGAGCTCGAGCGTCAGGCCTGGCACGGGCGTCTGGCCGCCGCCGGGCAGAACGGCGAAGGCGACGCGTCGGCGGCCCTGGCGGCCCTGACTCAGGCCTGGGAGCAGTTGTCCTCGGCCCAGCGTCAGGAGCCCGAACTGCTCGCCGTGTATGCCGAGCAACTGCGCGTTCTAGGCGCCGAGAGCGAGGCGGAGGAACTGCTGCACCAGGCCCTCAAGCGCAACTACGACAGCCGCCTGGTGCGCCTCTATGGGCTGCTGCGCGGGCGCAACCCGGGGCGCCAGCTGCAGGCGGCCGAGGGCTGGTTGAAGCAGCATCCGCAGGACGCCGGCCTGTTGCTGACCGTCGGCCGGCTATGCCTGCTGAATCAGCTGTGGGGCAAGGCCAAGGAATACTTCGAGAGCAGCCTGGTGTTCCAGCGCGATCCGGAGACCTGTGCCGAGCTGGCCCGCCTGCTGGCGCGTCTGGGCGAGGTCGAGCGCAGCAACCAGTTGTTCCAGGAGGGCCTGGGCTTGCTCGACCGGCGCCTGGGCGGCTTGCCGCTGCCACAACCTGCCGTCCACGACTAG
- a CDS encoding uroporphyrinogen-III C-methyltransferase, which yields MSEATSPKEQEQPVPDAPDVAPPAADKPSGSTWGALPVAALALLLGGAGAAAGGWSLWQLRGLEAQAQQRLEQVREAREQTEAVAQQAEGLSARLQQLPTVAELEERRRLLARLQGDQQLLNQRLETVLGASRQDWRLAEAEHLLRLASLRLSALQDIDSAKALVQGADEILREQDDPAAFAAREQLAKSLEALRATPNPDRTGLFLQLGALRDQAGQLSALNPVFDSQGGVLGELAAQGDGTSWWSQGLQTLSQYFRIDFSADQNIRPLLAGQSLTQVRLALSLALEQAQWAALHGQTPVYRQALLQAAEVLDAHFNRDNPASRALRARIDELIGQSVEVVAPDLSDSLTAVQAYLLRKESARNGLVPEAPAADTPSDEEARP from the coding sequence GTGAGCGAAGCGACTTCCCCGAAAGAGCAAGAGCAACCCGTGCCGGACGCGCCCGATGTGGCGCCGCCAGCCGCCGACAAGCCGAGCGGCTCCACCTGGGGCGCCTTGCCGGTAGCCGCCCTGGCCCTGTTGCTGGGTGGCGCCGGCGCCGCCGCCGGCGGCTGGAGCCTGTGGCAGTTGCGGGGCCTGGAGGCGCAGGCGCAACAGCGACTCGAACAGGTGCGGGAGGCGCGCGAGCAGACCGAGGCCGTGGCCCAGCAGGCCGAGGGGCTGAGCGCGCGGCTGCAACAGCTGCCGACGGTGGCCGAGCTGGAAGAGCGCCGGCGTCTGCTGGCTCGACTGCAGGGTGACCAGCAGCTGCTCAACCAGCGCCTGGAGACCGTGCTCGGCGCCAGCCGCCAGGACTGGCGCCTGGCCGAGGCCGAGCACCTGCTGCGCCTGGCCAGCCTGCGCCTGTCCGCCCTGCAGGACATCGACAGTGCCAAGGCCCTGGTGCAGGGCGCCGACGAGATCCTCCGCGAGCAGGACGATCCGGCGGCCTTCGCCGCCCGCGAGCAGCTGGCCAAGAGCCTGGAGGCCTTGCGCGCGACGCCCAACCCGGATCGTACCGGGTTGTTCCTCCAGCTCGGCGCCCTGCGCGACCAGGCGGGGCAGCTCAGCGCCCTCAACCCGGTGTTCGACAGCCAGGGCGGGGTGCTCGGCGAGCTCGCCGCCCAAGGCGATGGCACCAGCTGGTGGTCCCAGGGGCTGCAGACCCTGTCCCAGTATTTCCGCATCGACTTCAGTGCCGACCAGAACATCCGACCGCTGCTCGCCGGGCAGAGCCTGACCCAGGTGCGCCTGGCTCTCAGCCTGGCCCTGGAGCAGGCGCAGTGGGCCGCCTTGCATGGGCAGACCCCGGTGTATCGGCAGGCGCTGCTGCAGGCGGCCGAGGTGCTGGATGCGCACTTCAACCGCGACAACCCGGCCAGCCGTGCCCTGCGTGCGCGCATCGACGAGTTGATCGGCCAGTCCGTCGAGGTGGTCGCACCGGATCTGAGCGACTCGCTCACTGCCGTGCAGGCCTATCTGCTGCGCAAGGAGTCGGCGCGTAACGGGCTCGTCCCCGAAGCGCCGGCCGCCGATACCCCGAGTGACGAGGAGGCGCGGCCATGA